Within Sphingobium sp. KCTC 72723, the genomic segment CCCGGGCCATCGTTGTCAGCGGCGGCGTCCTGTTGCGCCGCCGCTGGCGTCGGAAGAGCGACCGGCTGCCCTTGCCCATGCAGCTGCAATTACTTGAGCCAGACTATATCGACGGCTCGCGCATTGGCCCAATGGCAACGACGCCGGGGGTGGCGGCCGGTTACTTCGTTCACGGCATCCAGTTCAGCCCGGTCGGACGTCGCGAAGGTTATTGGCTGTATAACACGCATCCGGGCTCGACGCGGCCCAGCGACAGCGCGTCCACCTACGTCCTAGATCGGGATGTTGCCCACATATTCCGAGCCGATCGGCCCGAACAGGAGCATGGGGCAACATGGTTTGCCCCGGTCATCCTGCGGCTGAAGGATTTCGGAGATTATGAAGACGCGCAGCTGACGCGGCAGAAAATCGCATCCGCATTTGCCGGCTATGTTAAGGGCGACGACGACGGCCAGTTTCCGGGCATCGGGAACGACGCGGATGACGGCGATGATCCCGCCGATCGGGAACCGCTCGATTTCGTGGAGAGTGGCACGATCCAATATCTGCGGCCGGGCGAAGAGATTACATTCCCTTCCCCTCCGGGCGTCGATGGCTACATGGACTATTCCCGAGTGTCCCAGCGCGCGATCGCGGCGGGCCTGGGCGTGCCATATGAGCTGCTTACCGGCGACCTGTCCCAGGTCAGCTTTATCTCTGGCAGGTTCGGCCGCCTCACCTTCAATCGCGCTGTCTCTACTTGGCAGTGGCTCATGTTCATCCCGCAATTCTGCGCAAATGTCGAACGTTGGTTCCTTGAGGCAGCGGAGATGGAGGGGCACGATATCTCCGGCGTTTCAATGCGTTGGACGCCGCCAAAGCAGGAGATGCTGGATCCTGCCAGCGAGGTTCCCGCCAATCGCGACGCGGTTCGGTCGGGTCAGAAAACGCTGAGTCAAGTCATTCGTGAGAACGGCGACGATCCCGACACATT encodes:
- a CDS encoding phage portal protein, translated to MQRFIDRLLGRTGRTGETADVAKPVRQRIRTAQRAQYDGATVGRRAAGWRRTRLDANGELTPATQMALRGIARDLDRNNPWATSGANKIAEHMVGTGITFQVYRNGKVDAALNDLARKHFDTTNCDAGGRHDLYGIQLQAARAIVVSGGVLLRRRWRRKSDRLPLPMQLQLLEPDYIDGSRIGPMATTPGVAAGYFVHGIQFSPVGRREGYWLYNTHPGSTRPSDSASTYVLDRDVAHIFRADRPEQEHGATWFAPVILRLKDFGDYEDAQLTRQKIASAFAGYVKGDDDGQFPGIGNDADDGDDPADREPLDFVESGTIQYLRPGEEITFPSPPGVDGYMDYSRVSQRAIAAGLGVPYELLTGDLSQVSFISGRFGRLTFNRAVSTWQWLMFIPQFCANVERWFLEAAEMEGHDISGVSMRWTPPKQEMLDPASEVPANRDAVRSGQKTLSQVIRENGDDPDTFFAEMADDAKRLDDLKLILDCDPRRVTAVGNPTEPKPATGEGTRK